A genome region from Methanococcoides burtonii DSM 6242 includes the following:
- a CDS encoding ATP-binding protein, translating to MYNLISNAIKFTPEKGSITINVWSVDKKLHVSVKDTGIGIAEDHIDEVFKPFIQVGDFVSKEQAGTGLGLALVKKLVELHGGDIWVESEMEKGSTFTFTIPTNK from the coding sequence ATGTACAATTTAATAAGCAATGCCATTAAATTCACACCTGAAAAAGGTAGCATTACCATCAACGTGTGGTCAGTAGACAAGAAACTGCATGTCAGTGTTAAAGATACAGGGATTGGGATAGCAGAGGACCATATCGATGAGGTATTCAAACCATTCATACAAGTAGGAGACTTTGTCTCAAAGGAACAAGCAGGAACAGGTCTTGGCCTTGCTCTTGTGAAAAAGCTGGTGGAGTTACACGGTGGAGATATATGGGTTGAAAGTGAGATGGAAAAAGGCAGTACATTTACTTTCACAATTCCTACAAATAAATGA